One Candidatus Binatia bacterium genomic window, GTGTGTGGGGTTCTTCGACCACGAAGCCTGCGCCGCCGTGTGCCCGGTCGACTGCTGCATACCCGACCCCAAGAATCCGGAAACCGAAGGCGCGCTACTTGAGCGGGCAAAGCAGCTCCATCCCGAAGGGACCTTTGGCGGCGACTTCCCCTCCCGCTTCCGCAAGGGGGGCGCAGCCGCTGCGGCACCAGCCGCCGAGGCGCCTCAGGCAGTCCCGGTACCAACGACGCCGCCACCTCCCGCTCCGACACCGGCGTCGGCCGCTACGGCGGCTCCCAAGCCCGCATCAACGCCTGCGCCGGCGCAACCGACTGAGCCAGCGCCCTCGACCGCGAAGGCAGCCGCACCCCCACCTCCCCCGTCAGCAGCGCAGGTGGCCGAACCGGCACCCGCGCCAGTAAAGACTGCGCCTGTCCAGACTCCGCCACCGGCCATTGTGCAACCTACGGCTGAAACGCCATTCAACATCCCCGAAATTGGCGGGTGGGAGATCCCGATCGAGTGCTTCCGTTGCCACGGCACTTACGCCGTAGCCTACAAACACTTCCGCAGCGGCGTTGTGCTCTACTGCCCCTCTTGCCAGGGCTCGTATGTCGTCACGACCTCCATGCATGGCCGGGTGAGCCGCGCCCTCCACCAGTTCCACGGGCGCTGGCGCGAGCAGTTCGACCGCTTTCAAACCGAGCGGCGGAAGGAGTTGGAGGCGTTCGAGGAACGCCAGCGGGCGCAGCTCGAAGCGTTCAACGAGTCCTTGAAGCAGGCGAGCCGTGAATTCAGGCCGCCTGGCGCGTCACGCAAGCGCGCCTGGATCTTTGGGTGAGAAAAGAAGCGGCCGGCAATCAGTGGTCGGCCGTCAGCCAGAGGGATTGTCGTCCCTCCCAAGCTGAACGCTGATTGCTGACAGCTGAAAGCTTCCCTCACGGCAATCGCTTCACGTCGTGGCCCACGGGTGGTGCTCCGGCCGCCCCGAACGGCGGCGGACCCGCAGCACCTACGGGCGGCGGACCTGCAGCATTTCGCGGAGGTGGTCCAGCCGCACCTAACGGCGGCGGACCCTGTGGCCCCACAAAGACCGGCCGCCTGAGCTGCCGCCGGCACGCCTCGACTTCATTCCCCGTCATCCCGGTCGCACGGGCAATTTCGACCGTGCTGCGACCCTGTTGGAACAAGCTGAGGAGTGCCGAACAATCTTGTGCGCGCGCAGCAGTGGCACACACAAGAACGATCGTTACAGCAGCGAGCGTTTCCCCAACCCGATTCCAGCTGCCCAACCTCATGCGACGTGGAGTCATGATCTGCCTCCTACAGAATACTTGTAACACAGATTTATCCAGAATGTCGCATCGCACTCTGGGATGTGCGCCGGCTCGGTAATCGACACCAACACGAACAACACGGTGAAGGAGATTGGGGTCGGCCTGAATCCGCTCGGCGTCGCCATCACGCCCGATGGCCACTTCGTCTACGTGGCGAATCGCCAGCCATTGAACATCACGGCAGTCGGTAATGTCTCCGTAATCGACATCGGCACGAACGCAGTCGTTGCCACAGTCGGGGTTGGTGAGAACCCGACCGGTGTGGCCGTCGGATCAATTTCAGGGACCTGCTCGGGCGACTGCAACAACGATGGCGTGGTAACCGTTGATGAGCTGCTTCTAGGGGTCAACATCGCTCTAGGCACTGCGCCACTCAGCGAGTGTCTGTCCCTTGATGCCAACCACGACGGTGTGGTCACCGTCGATGAGCTGCTCGCGGCAGTAAACACAGCTTTAAACGGCTGTGCGGACGCCTAACCCCCCTTTCGCCGAGTTCCCAGCGATCCGCGCTGGCGTGTCATTTCCGCGTCCCTGTGCGATGCTATAGGGGAGAACTGATCAGGAGGGCTCTCGATGACTGAGCATGACTACCGGGTCGTGGGCGCGCGGCGCCATTGCGATGGAAGCGCTGGAGGAGTAGACAGCTCAGCCGTACGGATATGATTCGCAAGCCGGCCCCGTTGCGGCGGGGCGATGTGATTGGGGTGGTGGCACCGGGGGGTGCAGTGGACGAGGCGAGCCTTCAGGCCGGTGTCCGTGTCCTCGAGGACGCCGGATTCCGCATTCAACTTGGCGCTGCAGCACGCAACCAGGCGGGCTACCTGGCCGGTACGGATCACGAGCGTGCCAAGGACCTCCATGAGATGTTCCGCGCACCCGCGATCAAGGCCATAATTGCGGCCCGCGGCGGCTACGGATCGGGACGTCTCTTGCCGCTCATTGATCCGGCTGAGATCCGGCAGCACCCGAAGATCTTCGTCGGCCACAGCGACCTCACATTCTTGCTGAACGACTTCGTGCAACGCGCTGAGCTTGTCAGCTTCCATGGCCCGATGATTACCGGTTTGCAGCAGCGGCCAGAAGCCGCAGAAAGCTTGCTGAGAATGCTGACAGGCAATCGCATCGGTTGGCATCAACCAGCACAGGACGTTGTCCAGCCCGGCACGGCGGAAGGCCCACTGGTTGGCGGCTGCCTCTCGGCAATCGTCGCAACCCTTGGAACGCCCTATGCGCTGGAGACACGTGGGTGTCTCCTCTTTTTGGAAGATGTGAATGAGAAGCCGTACCGGGTCGATCGCATGCTAACCCAACTGCGCCAGGCCGGCGCACTGGGCGAGGTGGCAGGGGTCATCTTTGGTGAAATGAGCGGCTGCATCGCAACGGAAAACGAACGTGTCTCAGTCCGTGACGTCATCGCAGAAGCCTTCGCCGACGCACCGTATCCGGTGGCTTTTGGTCTGCCGAGCGGCCACGGGCTCGGAACTCTGACGTTGCCGCTCGGCATTCGGGCGCGCCTGGCCGGCGAGCGCCTGACCTTGCTGGAATCGCCGGTGGCGGAACAGTGCTGAGTCCTGAGTTCCAAAGATGACCAAATATCCTACGTGTCAGCGCGGCAGCCAGAAGCGAGTGAAGTTACACGGTGACTTCATCTTGAAGGCTCGGGGTCCCAATCTCAGGACTCAGGACTCAGGACTCAGGACTGTCTGATGAGTTTCGACCAAGTCGAGCGCGAAATGGAGGCGGCCGTCGGGCGCCGGGTCTTTCCCGGCGCGGTCCTTCTGGTACGCGAGGACACGCGGGTCTTCTACCACCGGGCCTTTGGCCACCGCAGCCTCGAGCCGGAAGTCACACCGATGCGGGAAGACACGATTTTCGACGTGTCCTCGCTCACCAAGCCATTTGCCACCAGTATCGCGATGATGCTGCTGGTAAAAGAAGGGAAGATCGCGCTGGATGACCGGGTCACGCGGTTCTTCCATAATTTCGGCGTCTACGGAAAAACGCATATCACCTTCCGCCATCTCCTCGCCCACATGTCCGGCCTGCCGGCCTGGCGGCCGTATTACAAGGAGATCCAGCAAATCGAACGGCGCGGCGGCCGGATCAATTTTCTCGCCAGCCAGGCGGCCAAAGCCCACGTCTACCAGGCCATCCATCGCGAGCATGTGGAGGCCGCGCCGGGCAAACAGGTGATCTACAGCGATCTCGGCTTCATGTTGCTCGGCGCAATCATCGAAGAGGTCGGCGGCATGGCGCTCGACCGCTACTGTCATGAACGCATCTTCCGGCCACTCGGCTTGCGCGCGACGGGGTTTGTCGATCTGTCCTTGCTGCGGACGCGCCGACTGGAACCGGTCACCGAGATGATCGCACCGACAGAGCGGTGTGCGTGGCGCAAGAAGATTCTCTGCGGTGAAGTACATGACGACAATGCCTACGCCATGGGTGGCGTGAGCGGGCATGCCGGTCTATTCACCTCGGCCAAGGACCTCGACACCATTCTCTGTCACCTCAAAGACTGCTACCGCAACATCGGCCAGCTGATCCCGGCACGCATCATCACCGAGTTCTGGACGCGCG contains:
- a CDS encoding serine hydrolase, with amino-acid sequence MSFDQVEREMEAAVGRRVFPGAVLLVREDTRVFYHRAFGHRSLEPEVTPMREDTIFDVSSLTKPFATSIAMMLLVKEGKIALDDRVTRFFHNFGVYGKTHITFRHLLAHMSGLPAWRPYYKEIQQIERRGGRINFLASQAAKAHVYQAIHREHVEAAPGKQVIYSDLGFMLLGAIIEEVGGMALDRYCHERIFRPLGLRATGFVDLSLLRTRRLEPVTEMIAPTERCAWRKKILCGEVHDDNAYAMGGVSGHAGLFTSAKDLDTILCHLKDCYRNIGQLIPARIITEFWTRDQTVPASTWCLGWDTPSPVGSSTGTCFSPHSVGHLGFTGTSAWLDLEHDRHVILLSNRVHPNRDNDLIKAFRPFIHDLIVKALS
- a CDS encoding LD-carboxypeptidase — its product is MIRKPAPLRRGDVIGVVAPGGAVDEASLQAGVRVLEDAGFRIQLGAAARNQAGYLAGTDHERAKDLHEMFRAPAIKAIIAARGGYGSGRLLPLIDPAEIRQHPKIFVGHSDLTFLLNDFVQRAELVSFHGPMITGLQQRPEAAESLLRMLTGNRIGWHQPAQDVVQPGTAEGPLVGGCLSAIVATLGTPYALETRGCLLFLEDVNEKPYRVDRMLTQLRQAGALGEVAGVIFGEMSGCIATENERVSVRDVIAEAFADAPYPVAFGLPSGHGLGTLTLPLGIRARLAGERLTLLESPVAEQC